One genomic region from Salvelinus sp. IW2-2015 unplaced genomic scaffold, ASM291031v2 Un_scaffold1458, whole genome shotgun sequence encodes:
- the LOC112070912 gene encoding galanin receptor 2a-like, with the protein MNLTNFYSYFGHLFSTNISLEGPQHELNNWSLPEDTKPYPDLFLFSGHEPSTIVLVVMYSLSFLTGLGGNIMALLVLTRKRTGLAGVSATRRLLVNLAVCDMMVVCVCMPVNLGHQVYNAWVFGEFLCRTVPFVQAVSVSASVLSLAVISLNRYYSVHNPLHARSFFTGRRILCMICVVWIVSSGLCIPLFFMNTTQTLSLLDITLTVCVESWNEVKLKQRYSFLLFCSLYGFPVLFNLVISVLTGWKLWGTDEKRTQDSNTFGVTLSLSRLKVRKRIAKMVLSLVVLFTLSWLPLYVVDIWLDFNMTSSLEKEEDDVNHVYHEWILQGRPFALWLGLTNSALNPLCYCFVGNLHRSAKRFRKSYRQKLSSLLSLSPQQSSMPMGSTSVPKLVPYSRAQSEKRGAERRASNRYANPGNKLTKSKSLSSVTVCETVFD; encoded by the coding sequence ATGAATCTAACGAATTTTTACTCATATTTTGGACATTTATTTTCTACGAATATTTCACTTGAGGGACCTCAACATGAGCTCAACAACTGGAGTTTACCGGAGGATACCAAACCCTACCCGGACTTGTTCTTATTTTCGGGACACGAACCGAGTACCATCGTGTTGGTGGTTATGTACTCCCTGTCCTTCCTCACCGGGCTCGGAGGGAACATCATGGCTCTCCTGGTCCTCACCCGAAAGAGGACCGGTCTGGCGGGGGTGTCGGCGACCCGCAGACTGCTGGTCAATCTGGCGGTGTGTGAcatgatggtggtgtgtgtgtgcatgccagttaacctgggacaccaggtctACAACGCCTGGGTGTTCGGGGAGTTTCTGTGCCGCACCGTGCCGTTCGTTCAGGCTGTTTCGGTGTCTGCGAGCGTCCTGAGCCTGGCCGTGATCAGTCTGAACCGCTACTACAGCGTGCACAACCCTCTACACGCCCGGTCCTTTTTTACCGGGCGGCGGATactgtgtatgatctgtgtggtGTGGATCGTGTCGTCGGGGTTGTGCATACCGCTCTTCTTCATGAATACCACCCAGACTCTATCGCTGCTGGACATCACCCTCACTGTGTGCGTGGAGAGCTGGAACGAAGTCAAACTGAAACAGAGATATAGCTTTctgctcttctgctctctctatgGATTCCCCGTGTTGTTTAACCTGGTCATCAGCGTGCTGACCGGCTGGAAGCTGTGGGGCACCGACGAAAAACGGACGCAAGATTCGAATACATTTGGCGTTACACTATCACTGTCCCGTCTGAAAGTGCGTAAAAGGATCGCCAAGATGGTGCTGTCGCTGGTTGTGCTTTTCACCCTGTCTTGGCTACCTCTGTATGTAGTGGACATATGGTTAGACTTTAACATGACTTCATCtttagagaaagaggaggatgatgtGAACCATGTATACCACGAGTGGATTCTACAGGGGAGACCCTTCGCGCTATGGCTGGGTCTAACCAACTCCGCTCTCAACCCGCTCTGTTATTGCTTTGTGGGTAACTTACACAGGTCTGCAAAACGATTCAGGAAAAGCTACAGACAGAAACTGTCGTCATTGTTAAGTCTGTCGCCACAGCAGTCCTCTATGCCTATGGGCAGCACCTCAGTGCCCAAGCTCGTGCCCTACAGCAGGGCGCAATCGGAGAAGCGCGGCGCAGAGAGGCGCGCATCGAACAGATATGCCAATCCAGGCAACAAACTAACCAAAAGCAAGAGCCTGTCGTCTGTGACAGTGTGTGAGACTGTTTTTGActga